GAACCAGTAGCTATTGAACTGGATCCGCCCCTGTTTTCATGTTATCTTGTAACAATCTTTCGCTAAAACCACCCAGAATATAAAAGAGCAGAAATCAATTTAATATTACTCAAAGTTGACCCTCGTCCAAAATTTTCACTAAGAGACGACTAGAATCCAAAACAAACACAACCCCAATCAAATATAGAGAACAAAAATGCAGCATATATCAGACATAACATGAAGGAAACAGAACAAATCAAGAAACTACATGCACtgaaacaaaatatatatatttccaaAGTTTAGTGTTTAAAAGATGTACCAGAAATCCTTTTGGAGAAGTCGTCCCACCAATCTGAAGGACAAGGTTGAGACAACAGAGAACTAACAGGGGTATATTGGTCAACATCCGTGTAtgccttcttcttcctctttaacCTCCTTATTATGGGTCCCATTGAAACTTAACCCAAATGATTCAAAGCCAAAAGGAGTACTTTTCTAAACTCCAAAAGGAAAGAACTTGCGAAAATGGCCAAATGGGTAATGTTAAATGAAGGAGTACTAGCAGATGGTGCTATTTGTGAAAAGCCATATGGAGAAAAAGAAGCAGCAGAAGAAAGTGACTCTTGCGGCAGAGTCGCAGAGCTGAGTTGGAGAAAAGAGGAGGGGCTGAGGGGCCAATTGTAAATTAGTTTGGGTTTAAAGAAGCATGTAGTAATATATACGGTGAGAATTATATAACAAcaattcactataaaagccaagctttttcgtaaccaatttttatgttatgttataatatatgttctctataacaacatttcGCTATAATATCCAAAAATATTCAGAATAAACGACGATGTTATAGAGAGTTTTGACTGTACCTCATTTTCGACAAAATACAGGCCAAAACTAATCGCATTTATTAGCCCAAAAAACATATAAAATAtgtttattttttgtatataatacACATACATACCAAAAAAAAACTTGTCGGTTATTATTTTTTGAAGcggataaaaatatatatttctcttTTAACACTTTTATACATTAAAGATATTGATTCCGCGCAAAAATAAGATTTAATAAAGTGAAAATTATTTCAATTATGTAAATGACTATCgattatattattaaaaaaatgacTATGATATTTAACCTACTACATCGATTACATTTTGAATAGTGTAAACGCTTCTTTGTTTGCCCGTATTGCATTGTACTCTGCATAAAAGACTTCCTTAACACCCATAAAACTTGGAGGCACTCAATAATGCTAACCAAATATTATATCTAACATCTCAAACTTGGTATCGTATCTTAACCTCAATTGTCACTTATTCAAAATTAGACAAATGTTTTTAAGTTCGAAAGGAGTCACTTGGTCTAAAGTTTACGACAACGACGACGGTTCAGTAAAATCCTataagggtagtgtgtacgcagaccttacctctatccgaaggggtagagaggctgtttccgatagaccctcagcttaaaaagacgaaaagagacaatatatcagtatTATCAAGAAAAAACTATAGAAATAATAACAACATCACAAGAACCAGTAAATAGATGGAAATCAAACAATAACCAGTAAATAAGGCCCGACACTATAAAAATGAAAGAGTAGTGTGAACACAACATTGACCACTAGCAGTCTAAGTCCTATCACACTAGCCTCACACTGGTACGAGTTAAAAATatgctcaactacctcctaacctaaaaccttaatgctcgacctccacaacttcctattgagggccatgtcctcggatatctgaagcctcgccatatcccgcctgatcacctctccccaatacttcttaggtcacCCTCTACCTCTCCTTGTACCCACCAAcaccaaccgctcacacctccttaccgagGCATCTGGACTTCTTCTCTatacgtgcccgaaccatctgagcctcgcttcccgtATCTTGTCATCTATGGGAGTCACGCCCACCTTCtctcgaatatcttcattcctagtcttatccatcctagtatgcccgcacatccacctcaacatccttatttttgctactttcatcttctggatatatgAGTTCTTAACTGgctaacactcagccccatacaacatggccgatCTAACCACCGGTCTATAAAACACTTGGTCTAaagtttaaaattcaaaattaatgttCAGGTCACAAATCTAATTTTTTAGAAAGTAGCCAACATCTGAATACAAGACCCCAAAAGTAGCAACCAGATATGAATAACAATGATGATACAGAAGAATAAAGGGTGATTTGCCCCAAAACAATTGCACAAATATGATACTTTTTGGGATGGCCTTTAACTTTTGACTCTCCTCTCCTTCCCCCTTCCCCCGCTCCCTTGTTTGCTCCATAGATAGAACTTCAAGGTCGAAAATTAAAAGTGTTGTCCATGGGGCAAGCGAGGgacaatatttttaaaatttgaagtTCTGCCCATGAGGCAAACGGGAAAAATATTCAAGACCATCCACTTCGAGGGCTATTAATAAGATGTGTGGCAATCAAAATAGATTCACCCCAATATGACATAGGCAGCCTGGATTGGAACATTAACCCTCTTGCAATCTCTAAAAAGTGTTTATGCTTCCTCTCAATAATCCCATTATGTTGAAGAGTTGCTACACAAGACAGTTGGTACAGAATTCCTTCTAAATGTAGAAAGGCTACCTTTTGTGTGCTTACCCCAATTCTAGTGCATTGTCAGATCTTATCATTCTGACTTTCACATTGAATTGCCTTTCAACCACAGACAAAAAAGATTTAAGCATAAGAAAAGCATTGTTTTTAGTACTTAATAAGAATGTCCATGTTCCTCTACTATAGTCATCTACTATAATAAGAAAATATCTGAATCAATTATAGGTATTGAACTTATAAAGGCCCTATGGTCTACATGTATAAGGTCAAAAATATGTTTGGATTTGTTGCTACTGACAGGAAAAGGATTCCTGATTTGTTTAGCCTTAGAACAAACATCACAAATAAATTCAGAGTTTGACTCATAATGAAGTAAATCTAAATGTTTCATTGCTAAAAATAGGAGATGTTCAAATCTTACATGCCAAAGCTTAACATTAGGAGTAGCATTAACATGAACTGGACTAGACGCTGATTATGCAGGATATCTGGTGGACAGGAAAAGCACGTCTGGAATGGCACATTTCCTGGGTTCTTGCCTAATCTCATGGggtacaaggaagcaaaactcagTGGCACTCTCaactgcagaagcagaatatgtaGCAGCTGCTTCTTGCTGTGCTCAATCACTGTGGATCAAGCAGCAGCTGGAAGACTTTGGAGTGTTCTCAAATTGTGTGCCTCTCCTATGCGACAATACAAGTGCACTCAATATGGCCAAAATCCAGTCCAACATaagagaaccaagcacattgatgtgTGTCATCActttctcagagacaatgttgaaaaggggTTCATTTGCATAAAATTCTGCAGCACAGAAGATCGGATTGCAAACATATTTACCAAGGCCTTGAGTAGAGAACATTTTGAAAGAAATCGCCTGGCACTGGGTTGATAAAGCCCAACTGAGAACCTGGTCCgtcgatgattggctatgaaagaaatgtTCAGGTAAATTAGTTAAAAGTGTTTTCTGGCAaagtctaactcatctctataccgTTACGGGTATACACGCATGATGATTACATAGCAAATAGGCAGTTGATGCAGTACGCGCTGGTAAAAAGGGCAAAGCTTACAGATGCAGGATtagtcagggaacctggttctcATGACATAGGTTAGTAGTTTCTTTGTTCTCTCATGCACAATTTTGAACGGTTAAAATAATTGCCACGTTATCAGTGTGTCATTCTCTTTTCTTTGCATCTTGTGAACCCAAACATCTCACCCGTTAGAAGTCGAGCCGACTCCCAAAACTGCCGCCTTTTCTTAACTGGTCCCTCATCAATCTTAAATACATCTATCACTGTCACAACTCTTCACATCAAACATTAAaattttccttcttctttctctctttcaAACTATCCATCTCTTCTCCTCAACTTATCACTTCTCTCCATGGCTGAAAATTACGAAACCTCAAGTGTTCCAAGTGACACCCTCATTGAGTCCTCAGCCATTCAACCACCGATTTTAGACTCCTCCCTCGACACCACTGCTAGCCAAAACCCTAGGGAAGAGTCACTCCCACACTCTATCTCCTCTCCTACCCAATCGAGTTCTGGTTCTCATAGGAGTCGCAAAATCACAACTCCTAAAAGATTTGTAGTTACAAGTTCTCCTCCTGCCTCACCGGAAAAACTGGGAGAAAAGGGGGTCCTGTTGATGAAAAAGAGAATCAGGAAATCTCTAGTCTTTCTTTGGATGAAGGCTAAAATGTAGATCCAACTGCTGGTTCTGAGAATGCTTCAGTTCCCAATCTTAAGCCTACAGGtacaacttcttcttcttttgcgATTTCAATGGAGTTACAAGAGAAAGAAGCAGAGAACATGCTATCTATAGCTAATAAAGAGGTTGTTACAGAAAGAAATGCGGATGGGTCTGAGGCTCAGGGGGAAGAGTCTAAGACTGTAGTAGAGGGTAGAGAGTTTGTGCATGTTGAACAGTCGGCACATGACAATACTACTGGGGTCCCAAATGAGGGACCTGATCCCTCCTCAGAGGATCCAACTCAGGGGTCCTCTCAAGAGCCTCAGGTCAGTATTGATCATGTTCCCTCCCCTCATTTTGATGTTGAGTCTTTGTTTGTGGTTGTGCCTGAGATGAGATCTGAGTCTGAAGAAGTAGTTGGGGAAAGTGAAGAAGATTCTGATGATATGCCAATTGCTAGCTTGACTGGCGTAGACCAATGGTTGCTCAAGAGTCTACTCCTACGCGACTCACTACAAGGTTGCAAAGGaaggaggctcttgagtctaCGCTTAAGAACAGCCAAACTAAGTCAAGGAGAAGAAAATtagtgaaagatgggaaagttgtgAGCGAGAAGACAGTGCCAGTGGTGAATGTGGATGATGAAGTagaagaggaacctggttccttgacTAGAAAGCGCTCACAGAAGCATGGTCTCCCCAAGCCTAAAAGGGGATCTTCTGTGTCTGCTGAAAGTCTAAACAAGTCTGATGATGTTGTCGCTAGTGCAAATATGGTGAAATAATATGGTGATAAGTTGGTAGAAGAGTCTGCTTCCAGGGCGATAGAAGAATTAGGTGAAAAGTATGTGAAGTCTGatgaaaaaggaaagaatgtTTGCAAGTCTGCTAAGAGAAAAGCTGATACTGATGAGGAACCTGGTTGCTCAAAAGGGCCAAAGTTGGTGATCTAAGGAGTGCTGGAAAAGAGAAGTTGAGGAATCAAAAGGTGCTATGGGGCAGCACATTTGCCCCTAACATTTTGGAGGAGGCTGGTATGAGACAGCTGGTTGAAATTTGTGAGTTTCAACAATGGACACATTTGTTCACAAGTGATGCTCCAAAGGTGTATGAGGAGGAAGTTCAAAGTTTCTATGCCGACCTCTTCAAAGTTGAGGATGATCACATCTACGTGCTGGTAAATGGAGTTGATATGGTAATGGACTCTGCTTTCTTGGGATCTATTCTGGGTGTGCCTGCTGAAGGGTTGTCTAGTGTTAAGGGATCTTATTCTCAAAATTTCAGAAATGCCATCCTGAAGGACAGAGCAGTTCAGCAAGGGGAACAGGTACAgaagaaggccctccttccagtgtaccaactgctatttgagatggtgaacaaggtCTTGCTCCCTCGTGCTGAGAGAAGATCTATCACTTCTCGTGCAGACCTGttcctcatggaagcactggaCAACTTCACTACCATCAACTTTCCTGGGATCATGATAGAGCACATGCAGAAAGTGGCAGATTTTAAAGATGGTAATCATGGACTGCCTTATCGGTTCCTTCTCACCAAGGTCTTAGGTTCCTCTGGGACAAGCTAAAGTGGGCACTAAGAAGCAAACTTTCTCCAAGTCCACTCTGGAAGATTATGAGTGCATTGATAGGGCTGGAGGAATTGGAAGCACTTCTACCATTTCTCAGTTGATCAACGCTCAGAACAGTGCTACTGCTAAGATAAGGCAGTTGAAAGTAAGGAATGCTATTCTTGAGAGTCAGTTGAGTCAGCTTCAGGAGGCACCTAGTTCCAGTATCCCTCAAAGTGAAGAGGTTGCCCTTCTGACCAAGGAGAATGTTGCGCTCAAGAAACAGGTGGAGAACCTGAAAGCGAAACTGCTCAATGAGCAAATGTCAGTGAATGATCGAATTGATCTCGTCCTCCAAACCCTTGCCTCTGCCTTCTAAGCCCTCTCTTTCCAGTGCTCCCTAAATAGTGTCTCCTCAGTGTCAAGTCTTAAGTATTGGTTTCCTATGATTAGTTTTTTTTATGATGTTTGTGGTATTTGTTTTTGTTGTTCTGAATTGTGGATGGTTGTAAGTAACATTGACTCTGCTCCCTGTTTTTCAATCCAAATTGTTTAATGGAAGATTTTACCTTTTTGCTATATATACCTTGTCTTTATGCTCTATTTTTAGTCatgttgtgtgcacacaagtggcatgagttaactcaAGCTAGACTTCTTTCTGCTATAAGCCTGTTactaatctttttatgatgccaaaaaggGGAAAAATAATTCTGGGGGAACAAGGATGGGAAACAGATTCAGGAGGAAGTCAGGAAATACTGGTTCTTAGGGGGAAAATGCTGGTTCTTAGAGGGAACttgaattataagtttgtcataaTCAAAAACGGGGAAATTGATAGGCTATATGTATATCCctattatgttttgatgatctaacaaacttactgtcaagaaccagataaggaacctgttaAACATTTTCAAGACCTTAAGATCAAAAGGTTCCAGCTTGGGATATTGTTCAACTCTTCAGCGTcaaaggaacaacagagggaacataTAACTACCGTTTCCCGAGGAAGATGCACAAGTCAACAACCCCAACTGTAAATTTGTTGCCTGCACATGCTACAGTGCAGAAACAATGCAGCAGTCAACTTATGGGGAGTGTCTTTTACCTACTTTGCTTACATTATcctagtgatgtcacaaatgcattattaacatcatggaaggtaaaacaaatcacttgaacacttagagaatttactcAAGCACACTCACTGTGATTGATCATCAATAAAATgattctcaagtgcatcaagaatAAAGAACAACACTACTATGAACCAGTTCCCCATATCAAGttattgtatgtccttagttgagttgtaactttgtaatagttctcaattgtaattcctacttagcttgtttagaagcattccgtaggaaaccctttgtaaatcataaacccttgtgtttgtgtcttggctagagttagtcgagttgtaaagtctttgtaataaaATTATTACAAAATGGCTTGTAATAGtatgttacaagttagtgagggattaaaaggttaattcctaggttgcataagttgtaatctgaaagttgctcagtagtgaagttgaaatcctataagggtaggtcgtggtttttaatcccgttgagctggaaatttttcacgtaaaaactcTCCGTGTTATTTACTTTCTGTTGTGTTTGCATAATCTGTGGAAACCGATAGAGAACATGGTTCTCTATAGTGTTTGGTGGACCCTAGAATTCTATCAAATTTGTATCAAAGTTATGCCACGCCCGCATAACTTGCGAACAAGACAAGTTTTGTCAATCTAACAAGGTTTGTATACCAAGTTATGCCCCGAAGCTATTTCACAGAAATTCCTTAAATGGGGACAAATTTTAAATTGCGACACCGATGGTCCTGTTGGGGAGAAGAAACCCCATCCTAATTCTAAGTTTCATGGAGTTTTGCCTAGAGATAGAGAAGAGGGGTGAAGAAGAAGACGGCCTAGAAGCTTCCTTGTTCCGACCAAATATTTTATGTTCGATATAACCCATGTTATACTCAGCTCAATGTTTAGAACATGTGGAAGAGTCTCAGCCCTTGGATCAACTCATGATGGATTAATTATACACCATCAGGTAGTTTTAATACTAGAACCTTCCTTCTCTCACGTGACTAACATGTGAGGGAATACAATTAGTTGTATAGAGAGAATGATTCTGTTATCAGTAGGCAAATTAGAATAGGACAACTGTACATAGTCTTCTCTTTCTTGTTATTCTTTGTTTTTTTTAGATGTAAGTGTATATATACATGTACAATAACAGTGATGAAATACAACAGAGAAAATTTCAATTAAATCTCTTCTTTAATTCgtatatggtatcagagcaataagCTCGATCCAATAGTTCAACCATCAAATTTATTTACATCAGATTCATCTTCATAATCAGTAATCTAAAATGCCTGAAACAACCATTACATCTACTGATGATACGAGCAATGTTGTAAAGCCAATCAGCTATGATGTCAATCACCTTTATCATCTCAACAATTCTGATTCACCTGGGATGACTCTAGTCAACATTGTGTTTGATGGAAGAGGATACCCAGGGTGGAGGAGATCTATTCTCCTATCTTTGTCAGCCAAGAAGAAACTTGGTTTCATCAATGGAGCTTATCGATCTCCAAACCTGAAATCTTTGGATCATGAACAATGGAGTTGTGTCAATGACATGGTCATCTCTTAGATCCTAAATGCTCTCTCAAAGGATATTGTAGATAGTGTGATATACTACAAAATTGCAAAAAAGCTTTGGGCCAGCGTGGGGCAGAGATTTGGAAGATCAAATGGAGCCAAGCTTTATCATCTGCAAAAGGATCTATCAGGATTATACAGGGTAATAGTGACATTGCAAGATACTTCACTAAGCTCAAACGATTGTGGGATGAACTAGATGCTTTGAATGTTATCATATGTTGTTTATGTGTTTGTGCTTGTGAAGGAAAGGCAAAGTTGACTAAGTCACTTGAGGATCAGAGGTTGATTCAATTCATAATGGGATTGAATGACATCTATGCTTAGGCAAGATGAAATATCCTCATGATGAACCCTTTGCCTACCATAGATGTTGCTTATTCACTTATTTTGCAAGATAAAAATCAAAGATAAATTTATCAAATGCACACTTTAATTCTGATTCAGTTTTATTCATGGAAGTTGGAGAGGCCAAGCAACCTAATACTTAGCTTCTGGCTGACTTTGCAACCTTTATGGTCACAGGATAAGGCAGGAATTTTCATAAACTCAGAAACCAATCACAAAGAGGTGCAGTCATAGCACCTAAATATAACAACTCAGGTCAAAAATTTGGTAAACCTCAGTAGAGGTTTAAAGAAAAGAAGAAGTACAATCCAAATGTATCTTATACTTATTGTGGAAAGATAGGACATACACAAGAAGACTACTACAGAATCATTGGATTTCCAGATAATTTTGAGTTTACCAATCACAAAGATTATCAGAATCAAATCAAGGAAAATGCAGTCTTAACACATGAGGAACATGAGAATTCAGGAGGACAAagcaatgaatacaacaacaccAACTTTGGGCAGCAACTCAACAAGGAACACATTGCAGAAATGATGCACATGTATAAGCAGGCAAAGTTAGCACATGCAAGACTATTCTAAAATGCTCAGGTTCAGTGTTTAGTAGTCTAAAATCAGACACCTGGATCATTGATTCAGGTGCTTTAGAGCACATGTATTTTGATCCTAATTCTTTTCTGTTTCTACCTCCACTTCCTGTACCTTTGAACATCAGTTTACTTAACTCTTTTAAGGTGATTGTTACTCATATAGGAAGTATTTCTATTATGCCAGGTTATATCTTGAACAGTGTGCTATATGTTCTAGATTTCTAATATAATTTATTATCAGTTCATATGTTTTGTGTTCAGTTCAAATATGATGTCCTATTCACATCTATTAGGTGTGTGTTGTAGGACTTTTCAATGAAGAGTCCACAGGCTTTTGGTGAAGTTAGAGAGGTACTCTATATATTAGAACCAAGTCATCTTAAGTCAAAGGGTCTGTTCAGTAGTAATGTACTTTCAATTCTGAAAGGAAGAAAttctgacctcaattcgaggtctaaatctaaattttacaaaattcctaaattctacctaaaatccctaatttctaccttgaaattcatagatttgatgataaaattcatgaaaaagtaatggTAATTGATGAAAACAaattaaagttgcttaccaatgaatttgggaagaaaatgttcttcaaaaatcgcctctagagagTTTAGGATTAAAATGGTATAAAATGAGATAagtcccaatttttccaacttttacCTAGCTGCAGACGTCACAATTGCAACCATTGCAAAAGCGAacaattgatcgcaaatgcgatcagtaTCCCATCCATAAAAtagttgcaaatgcgacattaACTTTGTATTTGCGAAAGACACCCCACTCACAAATACGAAGTTGTTCTACTTAACatagtgtcgcaaatgcgacacaaagGCCGCAAAAGCGATCACAGAACAGTTTGTAAAAGTGAACATTACATTGCAAATGCGATGACCCAGCCCCCAGTCcatgtttgcatttgcgagcctGACATCACAAATATGAGGCTCGTAATTGCGATCAGGTCTTTGCAATTGTGAGACCTGCAAGTTCACACCACCAACTGCTATGCTTCAGCAGTTCCAGCATCAaccaaaactcatccgaaactcacccgagcccctcgggctacAATCTAAAcctgcacacaagtgtaataatatcatacataCTCGCTCGCTACCacgaatcatcaaaataatatcaaatatcaagaatcaatcattaaaactcaagatttcaactttGAAACTCAATATTTGCCAAATTTCACATAACGCGCTAAAATGCCCTCGGGTCACCCCGGGTTATACCCAAAAAGATCAAAGTTGTCAcctgagggatagtagagaaccaggtcctgcgttcctttgagatatctcAATATTCTCTTGGCAACCTTAAGATGAGATACCTTTGGATTGGATTGAAACCTTGCACAAAGGCCCAATGTCTGGTCTGCTTGCagtgagatacaagagtgacccTATAATCCCTCTATACATGGTTTGATTTACAAGAAAACCATGTTCATCCATGTCTAGACGAGTAGCTGTGGCAATAGGAGTGttaataacttttgatgtttcCATGTCAAACCTTTTTAGCAGCTCCTTgatgtacttctgctgacttatcattGTTCCCTTTTGAGTTTGCTTCACTTGAAGTCTCAGGAAGAAATTTaattctcccatcatactcatctcaaattcactccccatgaGTTTTGCAACTTCTTCACAAAGAGAGCCAGCTATGGCTCCAAAaatgatatcatcaacatatacctgaacaatgagcaggttcctccctcgTTTCTTTAGAAAAAGAGTGTTGTTAATTTTATCTgttgtaaagccattttctagaagaaactttgataacctttcataccaagcccGGGGAGCCTGCTTTAGCCCATACAATGCCTTGTCTAGCTTGAACACATGCTCAGAATGCTCGTGATACTCAAATCCAGGCGGCTGCTTGACATAAACTTCTTCTTTCAGGTATCCGtttagaaatgcacttttgacatccatttggaacaatgtgaattccatatgagatgcaa
This sequence is a window from Nicotiana tomentosiformis chromosome 5, ASM39032v3, whole genome shotgun sequence. Protein-coding genes within it:
- the LOC138892007 gene encoding uncharacterized protein; amino-acid sequence: MPETTITSTDDTSNVVKPISYDVNHLYHLNNSDSPGMTLVNIVFDGRGYPGWRRSILLSLSAKKKLGFINGAYRSPNLKSLDHEQWSCVNDMRGAEIWKIKWSQALSSAKGSIRIIQGNSDIARYFTKLKRLWDELDALNVIICCLCVCACEGKAKLTKSLEDQRLIQFIMGLNDIYA